A single genomic interval of Flavobacteriales bacterium harbors:
- a CDS encoding class I SAM-dependent methyltransferase: MEQHATETLDRCPLCGADAPRPSVQVEDHSISHERFQLMDCGTCGFRFTNPRPGPQAIGRYYESDDYISHSNTRRTLSDRLYQLARRWALRRKHALVAAHRTNGRVLDVGCGTGEFLGHLKQKGYLVTGVEPALKAREQAIAHHAIPVLPHLDQVPSREQFHVVSLWHVLEHLPDLRGTLKHLYALTADDGLLVIAVPDRESWDAQHYGSAWAAYDVPRHFSHFRRSDIHRLATEHGFEPIAVRPMWLDAPYIALLSERYRGHGPVMALLRGVLFGTWSNLVSAVSDRPTSSSLYLFRKAAV; encoded by the coding sequence GCGGGGCTGATGCCCCCCGTCCTTCCGTGCAGGTCGAGGATCACTCCATTTCGCACGAGCGCTTCCAGTTGATGGACTGTGGCACCTGTGGATTCCGGTTCACCAACCCGAGACCCGGCCCACAGGCCATCGGCCGCTACTACGAGAGCGACGACTACATCAGCCACAGCAACACGCGCAGGACGCTGTCCGACCGCCTGTACCAGCTGGCCCGTCGCTGGGCCCTGAGGCGCAAACACGCCCTCGTGGCCGCCCACCGCACCAACGGCCGGGTCTTGGATGTGGGCTGCGGTACCGGCGAATTCCTCGGTCACCTCAAGCAGAAAGGCTACCTCGTCACCGGCGTGGAACCCGCCCTGAAGGCCCGCGAACAAGCCATCGCCCACCACGCCATCCCTGTTCTGCCCCACTTGGACCAGGTGCCAAGCCGGGAACAGTTCCATGTGGTCTCCCTGTGGCATGTGTTGGAGCACCTGCCCGACCTGCGCGGCACCTTGAAACACCTCTATGCCCTCACCGCCGATGATGGCCTGTTGGTGATCGCCGTGCCCGATCGTGAAAGCTGGGATGCGCAGCACTACGGGAGCGCCTGGGCGGCCTACGATGTGCCCCGCCACTTCTCCCACTTCCGGCGTTCGGATATCCACCGCCTGGCAACAGAACATGGCTTCGAGCCCATCGCGGTGCGGCCCATGTGGCTGGACGCCCCCTACATCGCCCTGCTGAGCGAACGGTACCGCGGCCACGGTCCGGTGATGGCGCTCCTCCGCGGTGTGCTGTTCGGAACCTGGTCCAACCTCGTGAGCGCCGTCTCCGACCGACCCACCTCGAGCTCCTTGTACCTCTTTCGGAAGGCGGCCGTCTGA
- a CDS encoding aldehyde dehydrogenase family protein: MSTMTLPTQRIGDLLRALGVRDQNPGVSTGILWLPGHGEVLESHSPVDGALIGTVRGATRAEYDEVVATAQKAFAEWRAWPAPKRGEVVRQLGEELRKHKAALGKLVSYEMGKSYQEGLGEVQEMIDICDFAVGLSRQLHGLTMHSERPDHRMYEQWHPVGLVGIITAFNFPVAVWSWNTALAWVCGDVTLWKPSEKAPLCSIACQHITAEVFTRNGVPEGVSSIINGGREVGEWMSHDARIPLVSATGSTRMGKAVGAAVGERLGRSLLELGGNNAIIISDKADLDMALIGCVFGAVGTAGQRCTSTRRLIIHEAVYDTFKQKLVKAYAQLRIGDPLDERNHVGPLIDKAAVNMYLKALEAAKAQGGKLAVEGGVLSGAGFESGCYVKPAVVEATPDMAIVQEETFAPILYLLKYGGDLHEAIAIQNNVKQGLSSAIMTLDLREAERFLSAAGSDCGIANVNIGTSGAEIGGAFGGEKETGGGRESGSDAWKAYMRRQTNTINYGTKLPLAQGITFDL; encoded by the coding sequence ATGAGCACCATGACCCTGCCCACCCAGCGGATCGGAGACCTGCTTCGCGCCCTCGGCGTCCGCGACCAGAACCCCGGCGTGTCCACCGGAATCCTGTGGCTGCCCGGCCACGGCGAGGTGCTGGAGAGCCATAGCCCGGTGGATGGCGCGTTGATCGGAACGGTCCGCGGTGCCACGCGGGCGGAATACGACGAGGTGGTGGCCACGGCGCAGAAGGCCTTCGCCGAATGGCGGGCCTGGCCCGCGCCCAAGCGGGGCGAAGTGGTGCGCCAGCTGGGTGAAGAGCTCCGGAAGCACAAGGCCGCCCTGGGCAAGCTGGTGAGCTACGAAATGGGCAAGAGCTACCAGGAGGGCCTGGGCGAGGTGCAGGAGATGATCGACATCTGCGACTTCGCGGTGGGCCTGAGCCGCCAGTTGCACGGCCTCACCATGCACAGCGAACGCCCGGACCACCGCATGTACGAACAGTGGCACCCGGTGGGGCTGGTGGGCATCATCACGGCCTTCAACTTCCCGGTGGCCGTGTGGAGCTGGAACACCGCCCTGGCCTGGGTCTGCGGCGATGTCACGCTGTGGAAGCCCAGCGAAAAGGCGCCCCTGTGCAGCATCGCGTGCCAGCACATCACCGCCGAGGTGTTCACGCGCAACGGCGTGCCCGAGGGCGTGAGCAGCATCATCAATGGAGGCCGCGAGGTGGGCGAATGGATGAGCCATGATGCGCGCATCCCGCTGGTGAGCGCCACCGGCAGCACCCGCATGGGCAAGGCCGTGGGTGCCGCGGTGGGCGAGCGCCTGGGCCGGTCCCTGCTGGAACTGGGCGGCAACAACGCCATCATCATCAGCGACAAGGCCGATCTGGACATGGCCCTCATCGGCTGCGTGTTCGGCGCGGTGGGCACGGCCGGGCAGCGCTGCACCAGCACGCGCCGCCTTATCATCCACGAGGCGGTGTACGACACCTTCAAGCAGAAGCTGGTGAAGGCCTACGCCCAATTGCGCATCGGCGATCCGCTGGACGAGCGCAACCACGTGGGCCCGCTGATCGACAAGGCCGCGGTGAACATGTACCTGAAGGCCCTGGAGGCCGCGAAGGCCCAGGGCGGCAAGCTGGCCGTGGAGGGAGGCGTGCTGAGCGGCGCGGGCTTCGAGAGCGGCTGCTACGTGAAACCCGCCGTGGTGGAGGCCACGCCGGACATGGCCATCGTGCAGGAGGAGACCTTCGCGCCCATCCTGTACCTGCTGAAGTACGGCGGAGACCTCCACGAGGCCATCGCCATCCAGAACAACGTGAAGCAGGGCCTGAGCAGCGCCATCATGACGCTGGACCTGCGCGAGGCCGAGCGCTTCCTGAGCGCGGCCGGCAGCGACTGCGGCATCGCCAACGTGAACATCGGCACCAGCGGCGCGGAGATCGGTGGGGCCTTCGGCGGCGAAAAGGAGACCGGCGGCGGCCGCGAGAGCGGCAGCGACGCCTGGAAGGCCTACATGCGCCGCCAGACCAACACGATCAACTACGGCACCAAATTGCCGCTGGCGCAGGGCATCACCTTCGACCTGTAG